The Chlamydiales bacterium STE3 genomic interval ACCCTTAGACAAAGATGTTCTCGACTCGTGAGAAAAACACTTTCTTTTTCAAAGAAGCTTGCTAATCATGTAGGCATGATTAAATATTTTATTTGTGACTACAATCAACAGCGAGCATTACTTGTTTAGGACTACCTCTTTTTTAAAAAAACTGAGCTTTCTAGAAATTCTTTAAAATTAATTATATAGGGGCAAAATCTCAGATCGTATACAGAATGAGAGTAATTTTCGCAGCTGCGCAGTCTTTTAATCTGCGCCCTTCAGGTGCCTTTTATGGGCGTTCCAAACACTGTGGGGCAACTCCGCTTATAGATGCCCCATCTGTTGTAAAATTATTTAAGGGTTAAATTTAAACTCTTCAAAGCGACTTTTCAATTCCTTTTCTAATTTTTGCCTAGACATTTTTTTATAATTATCCTTTAAAACTTTTTCAAGTTGCCTACTAATGAATTGTCTTTCTCGGGGGGCTACCGCATGTAAAACTCTTAAACAGGCTAAATCTGCCAGAGGATCAGGAGTATATCTAAATTCAGGAAGCATTCTCAATTGGTCATGAAAATCTTGCCAAAAAAGAGTAATGAAATAATCACCTGGAGTTAGTACAGGATCATAAAAAGAATCTTTTACTTCGCCCTCTTCATTTATTTGTCTTTCAACCAATTTAAGCGATTCATCTTCGTTAAGTTGCTTTTTGATCTTTTCTAATAAATCGTCTAAAAAATCATTCAGCGAAGCGTTCTTGTTTAAATAGTGTTTCGAAAGGATAGAATAAAGAATAGCAGTTAAGTCATTACGAATGGCGCTGTCTTGAGAAAAAAAGCTTTCATGATACTTTTTAAGCATGTGAAGGGTAAGTTCATTGCGTATCTGCTGTAAAAGTTCTCCTGCGGGATTATTTTGTTTTTTGCTTTCTTTGGCAATTAAAGAATACAGAAAATGAGTAGATTCTTCGTCATTCATCTGCAGGGATTTCTTAGTTTTCCCCAGTAGTTTATATGTAAATTCAGAAATTGATAAAGGATCATTTGTGTTTAAAAGGGTAGCTGAAAGCTGCAGTTCTATTTCTTCAGTTAAGTTGCTAGGTTTGTCAAATAATTTTTGCTTTAGCCAACTACCTTTTTTAGGAATATTCCTAATTAAATCTTTTGCTTTTGTGTATAGATGATTAAAAAGGTCTGTATAACTTGTGTCGGCTCTCAAAATAAAATTTAAATAGAAAAAAAGATCTTTTGCATCTCCAATCATCCCCCAAGGAATAGTGATCAAACTTTCGCTTTTCTTCTGAGATGCTTGCAGAGCATAGGCTATTTGGTAGGCAATTGAATCAGTTTTTTTTAGATTTTCAATCGTAATAAATTCCCTAGCATAGGCTTCCTTGAGGATATTAAAAATATGTTCATTAGGCCCTATTTTTAATTTCTCATACTCAAGTTTAACTTTCGCTGTAAATTCGTGATTTTCGCAATTTATTTTCTCGAGAAAAGTAAGGTGACGATCTTCATATTCCTTTATAAATTGGTAGGGGATTTCAGGTAAAAGAGTGGGAAATACAGTCTTACCTTTAATACTGAAAGCATTTTTGGAATGGAGGAATAATTGAATGCCGAATTCCTTTTCTTTAAACAGGATAGCTGCAATTTGGCTTGCGACCTCCGTTTGAGATTGTTGATCTAGATTAAATTTGAGCCATTCCGGTAAGGGCTTACCTATATGCTCCCCCCCCTCTTCCATTGCCCATCCCCCTTTGCCGCTTACTGCCAAGCTTTTTATGCCGCTAACTCCAATACTTGCTCTTAAATCTCGTGGACACCGTTCGTTTATAAAGGAAGGGTAGTAAGTGAATACGGTCTTAGTTTCAACTGATAATTCGGGATTTTTTTCGTCTAGTAATATAAATATAGCAATGTCACCCACCGCTTGAATAAAAAAGAGATGAAATGTTCTTTTGTCAGGAAATGTAAGTTTGTAAGTTGAATTTCGCCTTAGAGTAACAGCATCGATTGAAGTTGCAGGCACTTCAGGAGAAGCTAGCAGGGGCTGAAAGATTCTTAAAAATGTTTTGTTCTCTAAAGAGATTTTTTCCCAAACAGACTTTCCTAATTCGCGTTGGGTGAAAATTTTTTTTGTAATTTTATACATTTTTAAGAGAGCTTCAGGATTGTCTTGCAAGGTGTTTCTCATATTCCATAATTTATTAATGACCGTATCGACATCTTCAATAAATTCTTTCACTGAAAAAGAGGGAGGGTTGTCTAACCTTGAAAGAAGAGAATTTTGAATTCTTAATAAATCCTCTAGAGAGGAAGGGCTCATAACGTTCATAGTTGATCCTATTTAAGGTTAACTCTAAATTAGCTTAATAGTTGTAGACTTACTTTTTAACAAAATTTATAAAAAAGTAATAATTCTTATTTTACAAGATAATTCTTAAAAAATCTTAGCAATGTCAACTCTCCATGGGGCAGACATGATGAATATTACGACAGAAATCGTGCTTTTGCTTCAAAAAAGAAAATTCCTCATTTGCCTAGAGACTACAAGAAAATGTTTCCGTCATCATCAATAAAATTCAGTATTTAATCTTAAAAAAAGATTTGCAGCAAATGAGTGACTTATAGAGCGACTAATTAACCTTATAGCTACAGAGGGCTGTGTTGAAACATTGAATTTTTAATACAGCCCATTCACCCTATTCCCAACGTTGAAGAGATTTTCTAAGAATTTAAAAAAGGAAGTCTAAAAGGACGCTTGGGGATTGGTGAATAGATTATTAAAAAAAAGCGAATGATCTGGATACAATAAATCTTTTTGAAATTTACCTTCTGTGTTCGAAGGAGTTAAACGGAATATTCATTACCAGGTTACTTCTTGCTGAGTTCCTTACTTTAATGAAAAAAGATCAGATAAATAAGATGAGATGAATAATTATAAAACATGAAATAAATTAAATGATGGCTGAATCTATGTAACATTTGATTTTCAATAGAAAAATTGATATAACAAAGTAAATACTTAAGGATTTTTATGGTAGACATTCATGGGTTTTCAGAAGGGCAATTTGAGTCTCTGAGAAGTAAAACGAAAAAAGAATTTCCTAATGTAGTCGCGCGATCACTTGCCAATGCAAAGGTTCTCGGTAACCGGATTATTCATTTTTTCCGAAAATGCGAATGGGTAACCGATAAAAAATTGGCAAATTGGGCCATCACGGAATTTGAAAATTTTGATCCTACCAATGGTGATCCTAATTATCGGTTGACAATTCTTAAGGTTGACGCATTATGTACCAAGGCATTGCTTGCAGCTAAAGAAAATTCTGTCTTGCTTACTAAGTACATTAATATGCACGAAAAAATTTTCCCTTCAACCACTGAAAATAGTGAGGGTTCTGCCCAAAGCATTAGAGAGGAAAATCGTCCTGAAGAGCAAAGCTCTGAGGGGGATCCAACTAACAGTGAGAAAGATACTGAAGGCAGAGATAGCGAGGGGAACGACAACCTGAGCCAAGGAGAATCGCCTCATCGCGATTCACAACAAACCCCGAGGAGGGAATCAACAACCCCTACCTTCAATGGCGCTCGGGGAAATTTTCTTGATGGACGTTCTTCTTCGTTGGCTAATAGTGTCTCAGGAATTGATGATAAAGAACCTCCTTTGCCAGAAAAGCCTCAACAACCTTCCTTAGACGAGCTTCCCTCTACTCAAACAAGAATTGAGGAAGAAGATCGTTTTGAGGGAAAAGGCTCTGCTGGAGATTCAGATACTAGTGGAACAGACACTGACGAAAGTGAGAAAGAAGAAGAAAGTCTTCTGAGTAGAAGAGAGCAAAGAAACCGACCCACTGAAAAAGAAGACTTAGATAATGTAAATAGAGGCTTCGATAATGTGGAGCCAGCAGAAGCTCAGAATGGATCACCACCAGGATTCGTTGCTCTAAGTGGTGATGAGCAGCCTTTTCAGCCTCCTAGCGCTTTCAACATTGACTCAGTCGCGGAAGGATTACCGAGCATGGACGAGGAGTTATCCGCATTTCGTAAAAGCTTGTCTGAGGCTCGTAAGCTGATTTTTAACAAGAAGTTTAGTCTCATGCCCCAATTAGACTTTATCCGATTTACCGCTTATTGGTTAAACGTTAGCCTTAGCTTAAGTAATCAGAATGAAGCGAAAAATTTGCAACAATTTAAGCAAGACCTTATAGGGAAAATTTCTCTTCAAAATGCGAATTTATTTTTAAAAAGCCATCCAGAGTTTAAGGAAAGCTTTTTAAATATGAATGTTCATTTTGCTAGAAGAGAGCTATCAAAGCAAGAAATTTTAGATATTAATTTTTTGAAAAAAGTGAATGAACTTGTCATAAACGAAAGCAAAAAAATGCCTCCCCTACTTGGAGGCGCATACCGCGATCGTTTTTTATTGGGAGTCGCCCCTAAAGTTGATACGCTCATTCGCTCAGACGCAGCTCAGAATTTGAATAAGAGCGAATTGGCGTTTTTGAAGGCTTTCTATTCGCAAATTAAAACCGCTCGATTTCGTAAAGCTAACTCTAAGGAAATAAACGAAGCTATCAAAAGTCTGCAACTTCCTTCAGGTGTAGCTTTAAAAACGGAAGATTTTTTTAAATTACTTAAAGGTTTTGAAGATCAAGAAAATAGAATTAAGAGTATTCTCGCAGGTAGGTCTTTTAGCGATTTAAAAAGAGATTTTGAAATCGATGAAGTATACGAAGTCTACCTTATTCTTAAAAGCTTTAAAGGGAGGATTAGTGATTCCCGTTATAACAATATCATTATCCAATTTGGGAAAATGTTTAGCGTAGGCACTCTAGAACTTACCTTAAGAGAACACAACCCGAATTATAAGCCAAATGAGGAAGACTTTTCCTGGAGGCTAAAAACTTATTCCAATGAAACTGCAGATCAGTATGTAAGGCTAAAGCGTGGAAAAAAAATAGATGAGCTAGATGCTAATGAACTAATCAAGATTCACCATTTCCTTAGTGCGTTGTCCCGAAGAGGAATGAGGGAAAGCGAAGTAACCTCTCTTCTCAATTTATTTAAGAAGCTTTTAACTAGTAAGCAAGTAAGTGATCTTATTCAGAAAATTAAAGAATCTCAAGTACCTACTCGCCCTCAAAGAGGCCCCGAGAGTTTTAGACAAGTACCTTCTTTGGACAAGGGTAAAGAAAAATTAGAAGAAAGTGAAGAAGATCAAATATTTATTCAACTAGTGGGAAGCAGCCGTTCGAATGATGAATTTGTTTATCGCGAAACAGATGAGTTCCTTAATTCTTTAGAGAATAATTTTTCACAAACCCTTCAAGGGATCATTAATCGGGACCAGGGTATTGGAGAAAAACTACATGAACGCTTTAATGAGTCTTTAATTAGAAAACAGCTACAAATTCCGATTAATAAAAACGGTATTATTGAACTTGCTGACTCAAAAGTTTTGGACGAAATTGTTAGGTTGATCAATGAAATGTACCCATCAATCATTAAAAATGCGAAAACAGAGAACGATAAGCACCTTGTTGCTAGATTGATTCAAATTGGTTTGACAGGCGATAAAAGCTTAATTTCTGCTGACCTTCCTCACACATCCTTTATTTTTGCTATTAAAACCCCCTCGTTAAGTCATTCTTTAAGTTTTGAACCAATGAGTTTCTTAGAGTTTTACGCTAGAGGATTAGACAAGCCCTCGTTTGATAGAGAATACATTCAGAATCAATTTGGTGCTTTGTTCGTTAAGGATTTTATCCAAGCATCTACTATGATAAATATTGACGGGGAAGAATATAGTAATAGGAAAAAAAATCTTCCTCAAGCAATACAATGGCTTGCAAGAAAAACTGTTGAAAAATATCACAATGACCCCGAAAAAGTAACGAGAAAGCTAGAGAAATATAATCAGAGTCCATTTTTTAAGGACTTTGTAAATTCTTCTTTGCCTATTGTTTCCATTTTGATCCCACCTTATGCTTTAGACGAAGATCAAAACACTGTTATTCGCGATCTTATAATTGCATCTGACATTAGAGAAGGATTAAAAGATCAAATAGCAGATAGCGAACAATTGAAAAAGTTGCAAAAGCTAGTTCATTTACAACTTATTGAAAAAATAATGATTTTGAATCAGAAAACAATCAATATGTTTTTTATGAAAGTGCAGGAAGGATATCAGGAAGGATATAATGATGAGATGGGCGCATCCTCATTTTATCCTGATGTTACAGGGTTTAACTTTGCTTTGAATTCAGAAGATAGTGAAGTGGTCGAAATACAAATTGATTACGCGATAAAAGACCAAATAAGTGGCCAAACTTTGGTGCAGTCTTCTCTTTCAGGAAAGGTTCCTAGCCTTGAAGCGCCTGTAAGAGATACTGAATTTTCTTTAACTTCTGGGAAAATGCTATTTAGCTGGGAAAGTGATCTTGAGTCAATCACTAGTCCATCTTTAGTCGAAATGCAAAATACCATTCAAGAGTTGCATACTTTAGTCCAAGAAACTCCCCCCAACTTAAATGAGATTTTGCAACATATCCTTCAGCTACAATCACATTTAGAGCATTTTAATTCTTTGAAAGTAAGGGAAATGAAAAATGCTGCGCAATTGTTCGGCGATTTGCAAGTAGTCGATATGATTGTAAATGAAGCTTTAAATAGTGAAAAAGATGAAGAAAAGGTCTCTGACCTGGAAGATGTTATTGACATGCTTGAATTTCAAAAAGGATATCTGCTGGATTATATAGATTTAGCTATGGGATGGGAAAAATTAGAAGATGATGGTGCTTACTCTGAAAGCTTTCCAGGAATTATTCCCTTGATTGCGCGCTACGCAACTACCGCTGCTTCGAATGTTAAAAACTTATTGTTGGGTAAATTAAGAAATATAAATGAGCATGATCATCCTATTGTTAATCGCATCAAGTCAAGCAAGTATGAGAGCTTGATGAATAATCTTAAAAATTCTTTTCAGGGCTTTGACATTCTCAAAGATAGCCTCGCCAGAAAGGGAAAAGCACAATGGGTCATGAATGCTAAAATTTTAGCGCATTTAGATAGAGTTATTGGTGCTACTCAGAAAGTTGATATGGGTAAAAACGACCTTAATTATCTTACATTGATTAGGGATGCTTACCAGTTCGGTGCTATAAGAGAACTTAGAGAAGCCGTAAAACTATGCGAAAGTTCGGAAGGATTGGTGGATAAAAACTTAAAAATTTTTACTTACGAATTGGCATATAATCTTTATGTAAAAAATAATATGCATGCTGCTTCAGAGGCAGCATTGAACATGCTAAAAGACAACGGGGGTTCAGTCTCTAAGGCAGAGGTAAGCTCTAGTTCAGCACCGCTGTTTATCGGTAAACTACGTCGAACGTTGCAAACCATAGAAAATGCACCTGAAAAATACAAGACTAGCAAGATAAATAGACTGGCTAAAAGTGGCAAGGATCATGTTGCATATAACTTTAGCCCAATTGAGGCCGGTAACCCCCCTCAAATTATGGACAAGCTGATGATGGATAAGAAGAATCGAAAACACCCTATCACAATCATCGGAATGGGGTCTCCCACGATCCAGTGTTCTGCAGAAGCTATTTTTAATTATGAAGCTGAAATTGATCCAATCTTCAGAGCATATCTTCATGTGCTAGAATCACGTAACCTTCCTCACCTCTATGTATCTCTTCAGGATGCACGCGGAAAGAGTGCCGAAAAGCTAAGGAATAAGCCTATTATGGCTTTGCAAGATGACCCCGCTTTTGAAAAAAGCTTTTTCGCCATTACCTTTTCAAAAAATTCGCATTTTTATGAAGGCGAAGGCAGCCAATGGATGCCGACGTTTAAACAAGAATTGCATGATCAATTTTTTAAGTATTCAGTAGAAGAATCAGGGTGCTCTATCCCCAAGAAAGTGCAGGAGCAAATCTTAGCTAAAACGGGCACAACTTTAGAGGAAGTGAGCAAAAAAATAATCGATAATATAGAAAAAATTATTGATCAGGATTCAATAATTATTAGTGAGCATGAAAGAAAACTTTTTATAGAACTCTATTACAATCTTTTAACGACTTATATTGCTTCTAATCTTGATATACGTGTCATGAATTTTACTTGCAAAGATGGCATTGACAGGGGGATGGGAGCTTTGGCTTGGTTTGAATTTATGTGGATGATCGTCAATGATTTAGAAAATGAGGAGCAATCATTTAAAACCCTAGATATGATAGTGAATACACGTGCCTACTGGGTAAGGAAACGAGCAATTATGGAGGCAAGAGGAGAGAGGTTTTTTGATGACGCTACTCTTTTATTAGAGAAAATAGCATTGCCTGATAGCAGAAAAGGGTTTAAAGCGCTATTAAGAAGCGTCGTCCCTGACGTAATAGCCTCTGAACTAGAGTCCAGTAAGATCTAAAGATGACAGAGACAACTTTTACTAATTTTGTTAATCACAAAAAGATTTTAGAAGATGCGCTTGACGCAGAGGCTAATTTTCTCAATCGGAAAGCGGCCCTTTCTAAAAATCACGAGCGCCAAAAGCCTTTGGAAATGGATCACCGGCTTCCTTACAAAAGGGATGTCGACCGTATTCTCCATTCTAAAGCTTATGCGCGCTATGCTGATAAAACTCAGGTCGTCTATCTTGTCCAAAACGATCATATCACGCATAGAAGCCTTCATGTTCAACTTGTCAGTAATTTTTCTCGGGGAATCTCAGAAATACTTAAATTAAATACGGATTTGGTAGAAGCTATTGCTCTTGGCCATGATGTGGGGCATCCACCTTTCGGACATGAAGGGGAAGGGTATCTTTCGCAACTCTCCTTTGAATTTGGTCAAGGTCATTTTGCTCATCCAGCTCAATCTTGCAGATTATTTACTCATATAGAGCCGCTAAATCTAGGGTTTGCTGTCTATGATGGATTCCTTTGTCACGATGGGGGGATGAGTGGATGTTGTTTAAAACCTCATTTTAACAAGACCTGGGAGAATCACTTCCAAGAAGTAAAAGAGAAGGCGTTTAATCCCAATAAGAATTTTCTGCCGGCTACTTTAGAAGGATGCTTAGTAAAATTATGTGACACGATAAGTTACATAGGGCGGGATATCGAAGATGCGATTAGCTTAGGTATCTTAGACCGCAGCATCGTACCTAAGACCATTTTGGGAAATTCCAATGGAGAGATTTTAAGCCGCCTAGCTTGTGATGTCATTGAGCAAAGCTATGGCAAGGATTATATTGCCTTGTCGGAAGAGGCTTATCAGGCATTAGTAACGTTGCGACTTTTTAATTTTAAGAATATTTATCGCCATCCGAAACTTAAGGTAGAATCTACAAAAATCCGCAAAGCTTATAGACTGCTTTTTATTCAACTTTTAGAAGATTTACACAGCTTTGGAGAAAAGAGCTACATCTGGAAAAATTATATACATAACAAACCGGAAGAATACAGGCAATCCTTAGATCCAGTGAAAGGAGTGATCGATTACATTTCTGGGATGACTGATAAGTACTTTATCCGTACGCTTGAGAATCTAGTGATACCTCAACAAATTGAAATTAAGTGATGCATACATTAGTTTTAGACACTGCAACAGAAAGGGGCGTTGTCGCTCTTTGTCAAGATAGAAGCGTTCTATATGAAATTCATCTTCCCTTTGGTTTAAATAATTCAAAAGCTTTATTTGTAGAACTCGATAACCTCTTTAAAAAAACTGAGCTTTCTAAAAGTTCTTTAGAATTGATTATCTGCGGGCAGGGACCCGGTTCGTATACAGGAATGAGAGTAGCTTCCGCAGCTGCACAGTCCTTGAGCTTCGCCCTTCAGGTGCCTCTTATTGGCGTTCCGACAACCCTGGGGTTAACTCCGACAATAGATGGCCCGTTTGGTGCAATCATTGATGCTAAAGTAAGCGGAGTATACTTGCAGAAAGGGGAGAGATCAAAAGGGCAAGTAAGATTTACAACTCAACCCTCGATCGTTTCTTTAAAAGAGTTGCCTGCAATTCTGCAGGGCGTCCGTACTCTAGTCACTCCCAATAAAGAATTTTT includes:
- a CDS encoding Uncharacterized protein (Product derived from UniProtKB/Trembl:D1R5V2), which encodes MHTLVLDTATERGVVALCQDRSVLYEIHLPFGLNNSKALFVELDNLFKKTELSKSSLELIICGQGPGSYTGMRVASAAAQSLSFALQVPLIGVPTTLGLTPTIDGPFGAIIDAKVSGVYLQKGERSKGQVRFTTQPSIVSLKELPAILQGVRTLVTPNKEFLQPKIEAIFEEVLLWEEKSLSVDQLLFAALERFSQKDFSQEQNLDLLYLRKTQAEIEKSGHVF
- a CDS encoding Deoxyguanosinetriphosphate triphosphohydrolase-like protein (Product derived from UniProtKB/Swiss-Prot:B5YJG7); this translates as MTETTFTNFVNHKKILEDALDAEANFLNRKAALSKNHERQKPLEMDHRLPYKRDVDRILHSKAYARYADKTQVVYLVQNDHITHRSLHVQLVSNFSRGISEILKLNTDLVEAIALGHDVGHPPFGHEGEGYLSQLSFEFGQGHFAHPAQSCRLFTHIEPLNLGFAVYDGFLCHDGGMSGCCLKPHFNKTWENHFQEVKEKAFNPNKNFLPATLEGCLVKLCDTISYIGRDIEDAISLGILDRSIVPKTILGNSNGEILSRLACDVIEQSYGKDYIALSEEAYQALVTLRLFNFKNIYRHPKLKVESTKIRKAYRLLFIQLLEDLHSFGEKSYIWKNYIHNKPEEYRQSLDPVKGVIDYISGMTDKYFIRTLENLVIPQQIEIK